In Mytilus trossulus isolate FHL-02 chromosome 6, PNRI_Mtr1.1.1.hap1, whole genome shotgun sequence, a single window of DNA contains:
- the LOC134721572 gene encoding uncharacterized protein LOC134721572 has product MSNETEKIVEMMKDCSSFVGLNGCESSVILVTSEDNSDSIFSPNISPAESFSGCEVEVQPESCLLVNNDTYDTITCTPATAISLPRYTSTPYSKKNSVKTSHVITQEMLARKQYDVLTVQEEKFKLEVEKIKLENEKLKLEIRRLNQWEIQENDALLTLDALNA; this is encoded by the exons ATGTCAAATGAAACAGAGAAAATAGTTGAAATGATGAAGGATTGTTCCAGTTTCGTTGGCCTGAATGGTTGTGAATCTTCAGTGATTCTTGTAACTTCTGAAG ataattCAGACTCAATCTTTTCACCAAATATATCTCCAGCTGAATCTTTCTCAGGGTGTGAGGTTGAAGTTCAACCAGAAAGTTGTTTGTTAGTAAACAATGATACCTATGATACTATTACGTGCACTCCCGCTACTGCAATTTCGTTACCAAGATACACAAGCACTCCATACTCTAAGAAAAACTCAGTGAAGACTTCACATGTTATAACTCAGGAAATGCTAGCAAGGAAACAATATGATGTATTAACAGTCCAGgaagaaaaatttaaacttgagGTAGAGAAAATTAAACTGGAAAACGAAAAGCTTAAACTTGAAATTAGAAGGCTGAACCAGTGGGAAATACAAGAGAACGACGCCCTACTAACTCTTGATGCATTAAATGcatga